Proteins encoded in a region of the Pseudomonadota bacterium genome:
- a CDS encoding M81 family metallopeptidase encodes MRLVVAMMMHETNIFSPVPTEWSRFVERGAYEGEAARRAFQGTNTAFAAFLELADAAGAETVIPIAAQAAPSRPVARRAYEHMTNAIADAVAKGCDGALLDLHGAMVSETTEDGEGTLLERLRQIAPGLPIAVALDLHCNLTQAMVENATAMVGYKTYPHIDMHEAGRHVGRIVLDAMAGKSNPVMAWGQVPLLSQTLRQGTDDEPMRGLQEAARLAERGGVLAATVFGGFPLADIKDAGTSVVVVADGDRAGARRARDRLLDLAWAGREEFIYRHRPLAETVAEAKTLTDGPIVLLDHADNCASGGTQDVMTVIAEVMRQDLADVAVAAVWDPDAVKAMQKAGVGRRVTLTLGGKMDMPAIGETGRPLEVTGTVKALTDGEWTVSGPMATGIRVHMGATAVIDTGKVEIVVVSHHHEPFDTGVFTSVGIDPRKKRYLLLKSRIHWRAGFKPLARHTLTLDGSGVTTSDNGRLAFSKVRRPIYPLDRINDWRR; translated from the coding sequence ATGCGCCTGGTCGTAGCCATGATGATGCACGAGACCAACATCTTCTCGCCGGTGCCGACGGAATGGTCGCGCTTCGTCGAGCGTGGGGCCTACGAGGGCGAGGCGGCCAGGCGCGCCTTCCAGGGGACCAACACCGCGTTTGCGGCGTTTCTGGAGCTGGCCGATGCGGCGGGAGCCGAGACCGTCATTCCCATCGCAGCACAGGCGGCACCCTCGCGCCCGGTCGCGCGCCGGGCTTATGAGCACATGACCAATGCCATCGCCGATGCGGTGGCGAAAGGCTGCGACGGCGCGCTTCTCGATCTGCACGGCGCAATGGTGTCGGAGACCACCGAGGATGGCGAGGGCACGCTGCTCGAGCGGCTGCGGCAGATCGCGCCGGGCCTGCCGATCGCCGTCGCCCTCGATCTCCACTGCAACTTGACCCAGGCGATGGTCGAGAACGCGACCGCCATGGTCGGCTACAAGACCTATCCGCATATCGACATGCACGAGGCCGGACGCCATGTCGGACGGATCGTGCTCGATGCCATGGCCGGCAAATCGAACCCGGTGATGGCATGGGGCCAGGTGCCGCTCCTGTCGCAAACCCTCCGCCAGGGCACCGACGACGAGCCGATGCGCGGCCTGCAGGAAGCCGCCCGTCTGGCGGAGCGGGGCGGCGTTCTGGCGGCGACCGTGTTCGGCGGCTTTCCCTTGGCCGACATCAAGGATGCCGGCACCTCGGTCGTGGTCGTCGCCGATGGCGACCGCGCCGGAGCCCGGCGGGCCCGCGACCGGCTCTTGGATCTTGCCTGGGCCGGGCGCGAGGAGTTCATCTACCGTCACCGCCCCTTGGCCGAGACCGTGGCCGAGGCGAAAACGCTGACCGACGGCCCGATCGTGCTCCTTGATCACGCCGACAACTGCGCCTCCGGCGGCACCCAGGATGTGATGACGGTGATCGCCGAGGTGATGCGTCAGGACCTGGCCGACGTCGCGGTCGCAGCGGTGTGGGATCCGGACGCCGTCAAAGCCATGCAGAAGGCCGGCGTCGGCCGCCGGGTGACGCTCACGCTCGGCGGCAAGATGGACATGCCCGCCATCGGCGAAACCGGCCGCCCGCTCGAGGTGACCGGCACGGTCAAGGCCTTGACCGACGGCGAGTGGACCGTCAGCGGACCGATGGCGACCGGCATTCGGGTGCATATGGGTGCCACCGCCGTCATCGACACCGGCAAGGTCGAGATCGTGGTCGTCTCCCACCACCATGAGCCGTTCGATACCGGCGTGTTCACCTCGGTCGGCATCGATCCGCGAAAGAAGCGGTATCTGCTGTTGAAGTCGCGGATCCATTGGCGCGCCGGCTTCAAGCCCCTCGCCCGGCACACGCTCACCCTCGACGGCAGCGGCGTCACCACCTCCGACAACGGCCGGCTCGCGTTTAGCAAGGTGAGGCGGCCGATCTATCCCCTCGATCGGATCAACGACTGGCGACGATGA
- a CDS encoding ParA family protein — translation MAARVITVAQQKGGAGKTTLVAHLAVAWAVAGKRVAIVDIDPQASLTKWYAERARVAKAVPIELRCIAGWRLAAEIDRLRPDFDVVIIDSPPHAETEARIAVRAADLLVVPVQPSPMDFWATKVTLDLARGEKCPALLVLNRLPARGNLADAMRAKMAELDTPLATSSIGNRVALAASLLEGRGIVESSASSTAATEIGALAEEVFTRAAGRGQ, via the coding sequence ATGGCGGCACGGGTCATCACGGTGGCGCAACAGAAGGGCGGGGCGGGCAAGACGACGCTCGTCGCCCATCTTGCGGTCGCCTGGGCCGTCGCCGGCAAGCGGGTGGCGATCGTGGATATCGACCCGCAAGCAAGCCTGACCAAATGGTATGCCGAGCGCGCGAGAGTCGCCAAGGCGGTGCCGATCGAGCTGCGCTGCATCGCCGGCTGGCGCTTGGCGGCGGAGATCGATCGCCTCAGGCCGGACTTCGATGTGGTGATCATCGATAGCCCGCCCCACGCCGAGACCGAGGCGCGCATCGCGGTCCGCGCGGCCGATCTCCTGGTCGTGCCGGTGCAGCCGAGCCCAATGGATTTCTGGGCGACGAAGGTGACCCTCGATCTCGCCCGCGGCGAGAAGTGCCCGGCGCTGTTGGTGTTGAACCGCTTGCCGGCGCGCGGCAATCTGGCCGACGCCATGCGCGCGAAGATGGCCGAGCTGGATACGCCGCTGGCGACCAGCAGCATCGGCAATCGCGTGGCCTTGGCGGCAAGCTTGCTCGAAGGGCGCGGCATCGTCGAGTCGTCCGCCTCCAGCACGGCGGCAACCGAGATCGGAGCGCTTGCCGAGGAGGTGTTCACCCGGGCGGCCGGCCGCGGGCAATGA
- the cysQ gene encoding 3'(2'),5'-bisphosphate nucleotidase CysQ, whose translation MTDYARLVPEIVHIARRAGSEILKHYAGDFAVARKTDDSPVTVADGAAEAIILDALRRLTPEIPTVAEEEVAAGIVTDIAGGRFWLVDPLDGTKEFVKRNGEFTVNIGLIAGDTPALGVIHVPVTGLTYAGAGPGSAFLEDAGGKRTPIACRAAPPEGLTVIASRSHPSPRLDALLAQYQVMEIKRSGSAVKFCILAAGEADLYPRFGRTMEWDTAAGHAIVEAAGGSMTELDGSKFRYGKRGFENPGFIARGRPPG comes from the coding sequence ATGACGGACTACGCCCGTCTCGTGCCGGAGATCGTCCACATCGCGCGGCGCGCCGGAAGCGAGATCCTCAAGCACTATGCCGGCGACTTCGCGGTCGCGCGCAAGACCGACGACTCGCCGGTCACGGTGGCCGACGGTGCGGCCGAGGCGATCATTCTCGATGCCTTGCGCCGCCTTACCCCGGAGATTCCGACGGTGGCGGAGGAAGAGGTGGCGGCGGGCATCGTCACCGACATTGCCGGCGGCCGCTTCTGGCTCGTCGATCCCCTCGACGGCACCAAGGAGTTCGTCAAGCGCAACGGCGAATTCACCGTCAATATCGGCCTAATTGCCGGCGATACGCCGGCCTTGGGCGTGATCCACGTGCCGGTCACGGGCCTGACCTACGCCGGTGCTGGTCCTGGTTCGGCGTTCCTCGAGGATGCCGGCGGCAAGAGGACGCCGATCGCCTGCCGGGCAGCACCGCCCGAGGGCTTGACCGTGATCGCCAGCCGCTCGCATCCGAGCCCGCGCCTGGATGCGCTCTTGGCCCAATACCAGGTGATGGAGATCAAGCGCTCCGGCAGCGCCGTCAAATTCTGCATTCTGGCGGCCGGCGAGGCCGATCTCTATCCGCGCTTCGGGCGCACCATGGAGTGGGATACGGCGGCCGGGCATGCCATCGTCGAGGCCGCCGGCGGCAGCATGACCGAGCTCGACGGCTCGAAGTTTCGCTATGGCAAACGCGGCTTCGAGAATCCCGGCTTCATTGCCCGCGGCCGGCCGCCCGGGTGA
- a CDS encoding SDR family oxidoreductase gives MVGRMAGKIAVITAAGQGMGKAAAEAFQREGAIVHATDVDAGKLSRLAKLPNVHVRRLDVLDPAQVRAAAKEIGAVDVLYNCAGYVHSGTILDCEEKDFEFSVDLNLRSMYRMIRAFLPAMVERRRGSIINMASVASSIRGLPNRFIYGTTKAAVIGLTKSVAADTVSKGIRCNAICPGTIDTPSLEERINTAADPQAARQAFIARQPMGRLGNAEEMAHIAVYLGSDESAYATGQLFIIDGGLTM, from the coding sequence ATGGTCGGACGGATGGCGGGAAAGATCGCGGTGATCACCGCAGCCGGGCAGGGCATGGGCAAGGCGGCGGCCGAAGCCTTTCAGCGCGAAGGCGCCATCGTGCATGCAACCGATGTCGATGCGGGCAAGCTCTCCCGCCTCGCCAAGCTGCCGAACGTGCATGTGCGGCGTCTCGATGTCTTGGATCCGGCCCAGGTGCGGGCCGCCGCCAAGGAGATCGGCGCCGTCGACGTGCTCTACAACTGCGCCGGCTACGTTCACAGCGGCACCATCCTCGACTGCGAGGAGAAGGACTTCGAGTTCTCGGTCGATCTCAACCTCCGTTCGATGTATCGGATGATTCGTGCCTTCCTGCCGGCCATGGTCGAGCGCCGCCGCGGCTCCATCATCAACATGGCCTCGGTTGCCTCTTCGATCAGGGGGCTGCCCAACCGCTTCATCTACGGCACGACCAAGGCAGCGGTCATCGGCCTCACCAAGTCGGTCGCCGCCGACACCGTGAGCAAGGGCATTCGCTGCAACGCCATCTGCCCTGGCACGATCGACACGCCGTCCTTGGAGGAGCGCATCAACACCGCTGCCGATCCACAAGCGGCGCGCCAGGCCTTCATCGCCCGCCAGCCCATGGGTCGCCTCGGCAACGCCGAGGAGATGGCCCATATCGCCGTCTATCTCGGCTCCGATGAATCCGCCTATGCGACCGGCCAGCTCTTTATCATCGATGGCGGGCTCACGATGTGA
- a CDS encoding threonylcarbamoyl-AMP synthase gives MTAPVPANAKAIEAAAFALREGRLVAFPTETVYGVGADATSDAAVARLYAAKARPSFNPLIAHVAAVDDARKIAHFTDTADRLAQRFWPGPLTLVLPRTPECGVSLLASAGLDTVAVRVPAHDVARALIRAAGRPIVAPSANISGKLSPTTAADVANELSDKVAMILDAGPCRIGVESTVLDLSREKAALLRPGGIAAEEIAALIGPLEDAAEGDPIRSPGQLMSHYAPGLLVRLNAIDVGAEEALLAFGGSVPAGAAATLNLSPKGDLVEAAANLFAYLRRLDRPDFTRIAVMPIPNMGLGLAINDRLERAAAPR, from the coding sequence ATGACTGCGCCCGTTCCCGCCAACGCGAAGGCCATCGAGGCGGCTGCGTTCGCGCTTCGCGAGGGGCGGCTCGTCGCCTTTCCGACGGAGACGGTTTATGGCGTCGGTGCCGACGCCACCAGCGATGCCGCCGTCGCCCGCCTCTATGCGGCAAAGGCGCGTCCGAGCTTCAACCCGCTGATCGCGCATGTGGCCGCAGTGGACGACGCCCGCAAGATCGCCCACTTCACCGACACCGCCGATCGCCTGGCCCAGCGATTCTGGCCGGGCCCGCTGACCCTGGTCCTGCCGCGGACGCCCGAATGTGGGGTGAGCCTGCTTGCCTCGGCCGGCCTCGACACGGTGGCGGTTCGGGTGCCGGCACATGACGTTGCCCGGGCGCTGATCCGCGCCGCCGGCCGGCCGATCGTCGCCCCCAGCGCCAACATATCAGGCAAGCTCAGCCCGACCACCGCCGCTGACGTGGCCAACGAGCTCAGTGACAAGGTCGCGATGATCCTGGATGCGGGCCCGTGCCGCATCGGCGTGGAATCGACCGTGCTCGACCTCTCCCGGGAGAAGGCCGCGCTGCTCCGCCCCGGCGGCATCGCGGCCGAGGAGATCGCCGCCCTGATCGGGCCCCTGGAAGACGCGGCGGAGGGCGATCCGATCCGATCGCCGGGGCAGCTCATGAGCCACTACGCGCCCGGTCTCCTGGTGCGGCTGAATGCGATCGACGTCGGCGCCGAGGAGGCGCTCTTAGCCTTCGGCGGGAGCGTGCCGGCGGGAGCGGCCGCCACCCTCAACCTCAGCCCCAAGGGCGATCTGGTCGAGGCGGCCGCCAATCTCTTCGCCTATCTGCGCCGGCTCGATCGGCCGGACTTCACGAGGATCGCGGTCATGCCGATCCCCAATATGGGGCTTGGGCTTGCCATCAACGACCGCCTGGAGCGCGCCGCGGCACCGCGCTGA
- a CDS encoding type II toxin-antitoxin system VapC family toxin, which translates to MIILDTNVISALMRDTPDRSVVAWLNRQPMASVWTSSVTVFEVRFGLALLPHGRARSRLQEAFETILEQDLEDRVLSFDAQAATAAALIAADRRRAGRPVEIRDTQIAGIAAAHRATIATRNLRHFEDLDLSVVNPWN; encoded by the coding sequence GTGATCATCCTAGATACCAATGTGATCTCCGCCTTGATGCGCGACACGCCCGATCGGTCCGTCGTCGCTTGGCTGAACCGACAACCGATGGCTTCCGTCTGGACATCGTCGGTGACCGTCTTCGAAGTCCGGTTTGGGCTTGCGCTGTTGCCGCATGGAAGAGCGCGGAGCCGGCTGCAAGAAGCCTTCGAGACGATCCTGGAGCAAGACCTCGAAGACCGTGTCCTGTCCTTCGATGCTCAGGCGGCGACCGCTGCCGCGCTGATTGCCGCGGATCGGCGACGTGCGGGTCGCCCGGTTGAAATCCGTGACACCCAAATCGCCGGCATCGCTGCCGCGCACCGGGCGACGATCGCGACACGGAACCTGCGTCATTTCGAGGATCTCGACCTGTCCGTCGTGAACCCCTGGAACTAG
- a CDS encoding toxin-antitoxin system — protein MAQLLVRKLDDDVKERLRRRAKKHGRSLEEEVREILSSAAMDKRVGIPLGTRIASRFAGLGFNGEIEELRGQRPQPARFRK, from the coding sequence ATGGCGCAGCTCTTGGTTCGCAAGCTCGATGACGACGTCAAGGAGCGTCTCCGCCGCCGCGCCAAAAAGCATGGGCGGAGTCTCGAAGAGGAGGTCCGCGAAATCCTTTCTTCGGCCGCAATGGACAAGCGCGTTGGGATCCCTCTCGGCACGCGCATCGCCTCGCGTTTCGCCGGACTTGGGTTTAATGGAGAGATCGAAGAGCTTCGGGGTCAGCGGCCGCAGCCGGCTCGCTTCCGCAAGTGA
- a CDS encoding altronate dehydratase — MATDAALTIRLNPADNVVVARADILPGTAIPGETVATRSHVPSGHKLATRAVKKGEAIRKYNQIIGFATAEIRPGEHVHTQNCEFAIFERAYEHGVDAKPTQYFTGAAQATFQGFKRRNGEVGTRNYIGILSSVNCSAHVSKVLAQKAEQTLLKDFPNVDGVVALTHGTGCGMAASGEGIDVLRRTIAGYARHPNFAGILMIGLGCEVNQIGGILAAEELEPGPFLHPMTIQDSGGSASTVRVGLERIKEMLPEVNKAMRSTVPAAHITIGLQCGGSDGYSGISANPALGAASDLLVRHGGSVLLSETPETYGAEHMLVRRAVSGEVGLKLVELIQWWLAYTEKHGGSMDNNPSPGNKAGGLTTILEKALGASAKGGTTNLVDVIHYAAPLRTRGFVFMDSPGYDPVSATGQVASGSNMICFTTGRGSVFGCKPAPSIKLTTNTPLYKRMPDDMDINCGTVIDGSESVQEAGERIFKLILEVASGKRTKSEEFGFGEDEFQPWQIGAVM; from the coding sequence ATGGCGACCGATGCTGCGCTCACCATCCGGCTCAACCCCGCCGACAACGTGGTCGTGGCCCGGGCGGACATCCTGCCGGGAACCGCCATTCCCGGTGAGACCGTCGCCACCCGCAGCCATGTACCCTCGGGCCATAAGCTTGCGACACGCGCCGTCAAGAAGGGCGAGGCCATCCGCAAATACAATCAGATCATCGGCTTCGCCACGGCCGAGATCCGACCGGGCGAGCATGTGCACACCCAGAACTGCGAGTTCGCCATCTTTGAGCGCGCCTACGAGCACGGCGTCGATGCGAAGCCGACGCAGTACTTCACCGGTGCCGCCCAGGCGACCTTTCAGGGCTTCAAGCGCCGCAACGGCGAGGTCGGCACGCGCAACTACATCGGCATCCTGAGCTCGGTCAACTGCTCGGCCCACGTCTCCAAGGTGCTGGCCCAGAAAGCCGAGCAGACCTTGCTCAAGGACTTCCCCAATGTCGACGGCGTGGTCGCCCTCACGCACGGCACCGGTTGCGGCATGGCCGCCAGCGGCGAGGGCATCGATGTGCTCCGCCGCACCATCGCCGGCTATGCAAGGCACCCCAACTTCGCCGGTATCCTCATGATCGGGCTCGGCTGCGAGGTGAACCAGATCGGCGGCATTCTGGCGGCAGAGGAGCTGGAGCCCGGACCCTTTCTGCATCCGATGACCATTCAGGACAGCGGCGGTTCGGCGTCCACCGTGCGTGTCGGCTTGGAGCGCATCAAGGAAATGCTGCCGGAGGTGAACAAAGCCATGCGCAGCACGGTTCCGGCTGCACATATCACCATCGGGCTGCAATGCGGCGGCTCCGACGGCTATTCCGGCATCTCCGCCAACCCGGCCTTGGGTGCAGCCTCCGATCTCTTGGTGCGCCATGGCGGCTCGGTCCTCCTGTCGGAGACGCCGGAGACCTACGGCGCCGAGCACATGCTGGTTCGCCGCGCGGTCAGCGGCGAGGTGGGCTTGAAGCTGGTCGAGCTCATCCAATGGTGGTTGGCCTATACCGAGAAGCACGGCGGCTCCATGGACAACAACCCATCCCCCGGCAACAAGGCCGGCGGGCTCACCACCATTCTGGAGAAGGCGCTCGGCGCGTCGGCCAAGGGTGGGACGACTAATCTGGTCGATGTGATTCACTACGCGGCACCGCTCAGGACAAGAGGCTTCGTGTTCATGGATTCGCCCGGCTACGATCCGGTCTCCGCGACCGGGCAAGTCGCTTCCGGATCGAACATGATCTGCTTCACCACCGGGCGCGGCTCGGTGTTCGGCTGCAAGCCCGCGCCATCGATCAAGCTCACCACCAACACGCCGCTCTACAAGCGCATGCCGGACGACATGGACATCAATTGCGGCACCGTCATCGACGGGAGCGAGAGCGTGCAGGAGGCAGGCGAGCGCATTTTCAAGCTGATCCTCGAGGTGGCGAGCGGCAAGCGCACCAAGAGCGAGGAATTCGGCTTCGGCGAGGACGAGTTCCAGCCTTGGCAGATCGGCGCGGTGATGTAG
- a CDS encoding acyl-CoA dehydrogenase, producing MTPYAPPIEDMRFALNEIAGLSEIAALPGFEAAEPALVDQILEEAGRFASGVLAPLNQGGDREGSVLENGVVRTPKGFAEAYRGFVAGGWNSVPFEPEHGGQGLPWMVQTALAEMWSSANMSFSLCPMLNGGALDLLVHHGSEEQKRLYLAKLVSGEWTGTMNLTEPQAGTDLGALRTKAVPDGNAYRITGQKIFITYGEHDMAENIVHMVLARTPDAPPGTRGISLFIVPKFLVNGDGSLGRRNDVRCVSLEHKLGIHASPTCVLAYGDDGGALGTLVGGENRGIECMFTMMNNERIGVGIQGLGVAERAYQQAREFARVRVQSRAIEGSPGPVPIIRHPDVRRMLISMKSQTEAMRGLAYQTASWLDRARRDPDRALRARSQTLVDLLVPVVKAWCSDTAVEIASTGIQVHGGMGFIEETGAAQHLRDARITPIYEGTNGIQANDLVGRKVVRDGGEAARLFLAEVERAAETIDRQRDEGLAPVGQSLSAGATALAEATDWLVATYPGDVRTAAVGAVPYLRLFGIVAGGWAMARAATAAKRQLAGANGASGFLKGKLTTARFYADHVLSQAPALVRQVTGGSAALDLAEEQF from the coding sequence ATGACGCCCTACGCGCCGCCGATCGAGGATATGCGCTTCGCCCTCAACGAGATCGCCGGCTTGTCGGAGATCGCCGCGCTCCCCGGTTTCGAGGCCGCCGAGCCGGCGCTGGTGGACCAGATCCTGGAGGAGGCCGGGCGCTTTGCCTCGGGCGTGCTGGCGCCGCTCAACCAAGGGGGCGACCGCGAGGGCTCGGTCCTGGAGAACGGCGTGGTGCGCACGCCCAAGGGCTTCGCCGAGGCATATCGCGGCTTCGTCGCCGGCGGTTGGAACAGCGTGCCGTTCGAGCCGGAGCATGGCGGCCAAGGCCTGCCCTGGATGGTGCAAACGGCGCTGGCCGAGATGTGGAGCTCGGCCAATATGAGCTTCTCCCTCTGCCCGATGCTGAACGGCGGCGCCCTCGACCTCCTCGTCCATCATGGCTCGGAGGAGCAGAAGCGGCTCTATCTCGCTAAGCTCGTCTCCGGGGAGTGGACCGGGACCATGAACCTGACCGAGCCGCAGGCCGGCACCGATCTCGGCGCCTTGCGCACCAAGGCGGTGCCTGACGGCAACGCCTACCGCATCACCGGGCAGAAGATCTTCATTACTTATGGCGAGCACGACATGGCCGAGAACATCGTGCACATGGTGCTCGCCCGCACGCCCGATGCCCCGCCCGGCACGCGCGGGATCTCGCTCTTCATCGTGCCGAAATTCCTGGTCAATGGCGACGGCAGCTTGGGCCGACGCAACGATGTGCGCTGCGTGTCGCTCGAGCACAAGCTCGGCATCCACGCCTCGCCCACCTGCGTCTTGGCCTATGGCGACGACGGCGGCGCGCTCGGCACCCTCGTCGGCGGCGAGAATCGCGGCATCGAGTGCATGTTCACGATGATGAACAACGAGCGCATCGGCGTCGGCATCCAGGGTCTGGGCGTGGCCGAGCGTGCCTATCAGCAGGCGAGGGAATTTGCCCGGGTCCGCGTGCAGAGCCGCGCCATCGAGGGCAGCCCCGGCCCGGTGCCGATCATCCGCCATCCCGATGTGCGGCGCATGCTGATCTCGATGAAATCCCAGACCGAGGCGATGCGCGGGCTTGCCTATCAAACCGCGTCCTGGCTCGACCGGGCGCGCCGAGATCCCGACCGCGCTCTCCGCGCGCGCTCCCAGACGCTGGTCGATCTCCTGGTGCCGGTGGTGAAGGCCTGGTGCAGCGATACCGCGGTCGAGATCGCCTCCACCGGCATCCAAGTGCATGGCGGCATGGGCTTCATCGAAGAGACCGGTGCCGCCCAGCACTTGCGCGACGCCAGGATCACGCCGATCTACGAAGGCACCAACGGCATCCAGGCGAACGACCTCGTCGGCCGCAAGGTGGTGCGCGACGGCGGCGAGGCCGCGCGCCTGTTCCTGGCCGAGGTCGAGCGAGCCGCCGAGACGATCGACAGACAACGCGACGAGGGCTTGGCGCCGGTCGGCCAATCGCTCAGCGCCGGGGCGACGGCGCTCGCCGAGGCGACGGACTGGCTGGTTGCGACCTATCCCGGCGACGTCCGCACCGCCGCGGTCGGTGCCGTTCCCTATTTGCGGCTCTTCGGCATCGTCGCCGGCGGCTGGGCCATGGCCCGGGCCGCGACCGCGGCCAAGCGGCAGCTCGCCGGCGCCAACGGCGCCTCGGGCTTTCTCAAGGGCAAGCTCACCACGGCGCGCTTCTACGCCGACCACGTGCTCTCGCAAGCCCCGGCGCTGGTGCGCCAGGTCACCGGCGGCAGCGCCGCCCTCGATCTCGCCGAGGAGCAGTTCTAG
- a CDS encoding FAD-binding oxidoreductase, translated as MATAIRNRASPDPSTLERIRRAVGDKACLVGADEIEPYLTDWRGLWHGRTSMVVRPGTVAEVAEVMRIAAETGTPVVPQGGNTGMCGGATPYEDGAAIVLSLGRLNRVRAIDPLNYTITVEAGCVLADIQRRAADADRFFPLSLGAEGSCQIGGNLSTNAGGTAVLRYGNARELVLGLEVVLPDGSIWDGLRSLRKDNTGFDLKQLFVGAEGTLGIITAAVLKLFPKPRDRRTAFVALRDVEAAIELLARTRAATGDQVTTFELVSWPVLELVLKHIPGTVNPLSRRYGHYALVEITSTADHDIGLGDALEEMLGQAAEDGLVLDATIAQSEAQSAAFWKLRETAAEAQKAEGASIKHDVSVPVARVPAFMQEAHARVLKLEPKARLVAFGHVGDGNIHFNVAEPVGGDAKAFLARWAEFNRVVHDCVVEFGGSISAEHGIGRLKREELQHYKSATELDLMRRIKAALDPKGIMNPGKVL; from the coding sequence ATGGCCACCGCCATCCGAAACCGCGCTTCGCCGGATCCGAGTACGCTCGAGCGCATCCGCCGCGCCGTCGGCGACAAGGCCTGCCTCGTCGGCGCGGATGAGATCGAGCCCTATCTCACCGATTGGCGTGGGCTTTGGCACGGCCGGACATCCATGGTGGTCCGCCCCGGCACCGTGGCCGAGGTGGCCGAGGTGATGCGCATCGCGGCCGAGACCGGCACCCCGGTGGTACCCCAGGGTGGCAATACCGGCATGTGCGGCGGTGCCACACCCTATGAGGACGGGGCGGCGATCGTCTTGAGCCTGGGACGTCTCAATCGGGTCCGAGCGATCGACCCGCTCAACTACACGATCACGGTCGAGGCCGGCTGCGTGCTCGCCGACATCCAGCGCCGCGCCGCGGATGCCGACCGGTTCTTCCCCTTGAGCCTCGGCGCCGAGGGCAGCTGCCAGATCGGCGGCAATCTGTCGACCAATGCCGGCGGCACCGCGGTCTTGCGCTACGGCAATGCCCGCGAGCTGGTGCTCGGCCTCGAGGTGGTGTTGCCCGACGGCAGCATCTGGGACGGGCTGCGCTCGCTGCGCAAGGACAATACCGGCTTCGATCTGAAGCAGCTCTTCGTCGGCGCCGAAGGCACGCTCGGCATCATCACGGCTGCGGTCCTGAAGCTGTTCCCGAAACCCCGCGACCGCCGGACGGCGTTCGTAGCACTCCGCGACGTGGAGGCGGCGATCGAGCTGTTGGCGCGCACAAGGGCGGCCACCGGCGATCAGGTCACCACCTTCGAGCTGGTCTCCTGGCCGGTCCTGGAGCTGGTGCTGAAGCACATTCCGGGCACCGTCAATCCGCTCTCCCGGCGCTACGGCCACTATGCCTTGGTCGAGATCACCTCCACCGCCGACCACGATATCGGGCTCGGCGATGCGCTGGAAGAGATGCTGGGCCAAGCCGCCGAGGACGGCTTGGTGCTCGATGCGACGATCGCGCAGAGCGAAGCGCAATCCGCCGCCTTCTGGAAGCTGCGCGAGACCGCGGCGGAGGCGCAGAAGGCGGAGGGTGCTTCGATCAAGCACGACGTCTCCGTGCCGGTCGCCCGCGTGCCGGCGTTCATGCAGGAGGCGCATGCCCGCGTGCTGAAGCTCGAGCCGAAGGCAAGGCTGGTCGCCTTCGGCCATGTCGGCGACGGCAATATCCACTTCAACGTCGCCGAGCCGGTGGGCGGCGATGCGAAGGCGTTCCTCGCCCGCTGGGCGGAGTTCAACCGCGTGGTGCATGACTGCGTGGTGGAGTTCGGCGGCTCGATCTCGGCCGAGCACGGCATCGGCCGCCTCAAGCGCGAGGAGCTCCAGCACTACAAGAGCGCAACCGAGCTCGACCTGATGCGCCGCATCAAGGCGGCCCTCGATCCCAAGGGCATCATGAATCCCGGCAAGGTGCTGTGA